One window of the Niallia circulans genome contains the following:
- a CDS encoding TatD family hydrolase — protein sequence MLFDTHTHINANEFQDDIEEVIQRALDVGMEKMVVVGFDRPTITKAMELIEQYDFVYASIGWHPVDAIDMVDEDLVWIEELAKHPKVIAIGEMGLDYHWDKSPKDIQKEVFRKQIQLAKKVKLPIIIHNREATADIVEILKEEDAKEVGGIMHCYGGSVETALECINMNFYISLGGTVTFKNARKPKEVAEAISLDHLLIETDCPYLAPTPFRGKRNEPSYVKLVAEEIAAIKGISYEEVASKTTENAKKLFGIN from the coding sequence ATGTTATTTGATACACATACACATATTAATGCAAATGAGTTTCAAGATGATATAGAAGAAGTGATACAACGAGCACTCGATGTAGGAATGGAAAAAATGGTAGTGGTTGGGTTTGATAGACCTACTATTACAAAGGCGATGGAGCTTATTGAGCAGTATGATTTTGTTTACGCAAGCATAGGGTGGCATCCTGTAGATGCTATCGATATGGTAGATGAAGATTTGGTTTGGATTGAAGAATTGGCAAAGCATCCAAAAGTCATTGCAATAGGAGAAATGGGACTAGATTATCATTGGGATAAATCGCCAAAAGATATTCAAAAAGAAGTGTTTAGAAAGCAAATTCAATTAGCAAAAAAAGTAAAACTTCCGATAATTATTCATAATCGTGAAGCGACTGCTGATATTGTTGAAATCTTAAAAGAAGAGGATGCAAAAGAGGTAGGCGGGATTATGCATTGTTATGGAGGAAGTGTAGAAACTGCGCTTGAATGTATAAATATGAATTTTTATATTTCGCTTGGTGGAACGGTTACTTTTAAAAATGCACGAAAGCCAAAGGAAGTTGCAGAAGCCATTTCGTTAGATCATTTATTAATCGAAACGGACTGCCCATATTTAGCACCGACCCCTTTTAGAGGAAAACGCAATGAACCTAGTTATGTAAAACTAGTAGCAGAAGAGATTGCTGCTATAAAAGGGATTTCCTACGAAGAGGTGGCGTCAAAAACAACAGAAAACGCAAAAAAATTATTCGGCATAAACTGA
- a CDS encoding G5 and 3D domain-containing protein, with product MKNLFSKSLSKKKVSIFLASFIVFASSIGFIIYETTKSTVALTLNGKEQIIETHSSTIQQIFDDLDITVGSKDYVFPSLNTKVTDNLEVVWKKAKQVELQKDDEKKTVWTTVDTVKEFLEEQKISLNEHDQINQKENNPIEHKMDVVVHTAFPVTLVDAGKKKQVWSTSTTVADFLTQQEISLDKLDRVEPALKEKVKEEAIVNITRIEKVTDVVEQPINFAVITQKDDDLPHGTEKVLKEGTEGVVSKKYEVTKENGKEISRKLLSETTVKEKQDKIVSVGTKDEVIQLASRGEERGQEVFVNSTAYTASCNGCSGRTATGIDLKANPNAKVIAVDPSFIPLGTKVYVEGYGYAVAADTGGSVKGQKIDVFFSTKAEAYRWGNRQVKIKIIN from the coding sequence ATGAAAAACCTGTTTTCAAAATCTTTGAGCAAGAAGAAAGTGTCTATCTTTTTAGCTAGTTTCATCGTTTTTGCGAGTAGTATTGGATTTATAATTTATGAAACTACTAAAAGTACTGTGGCACTAACGCTAAATGGTAAAGAACAAATCATCGAGACGCACTCATCTACTATACAACAAATATTTGATGATTTAGATATTACCGTCGGTTCAAAAGATTATGTGTTTCCCTCGTTAAACACAAAGGTGACAGATAACCTAGAAGTTGTCTGGAAAAAAGCTAAACAGGTTGAATTGCAAAAAGACGACGAGAAGAAAACGGTTTGGACAACAGTAGATACTGTTAAGGAGTTTTTAGAAGAACAAAAAATTTCTTTGAACGAGCACGACCAGATCAATCAGAAAGAAAATAACCCTATAGAACATAAAATGGACGTTGTCGTACATACAGCATTTCCAGTAACGCTAGTAGACGCAGGAAAGAAAAAGCAAGTATGGTCCACTTCGACTACGGTCGCTGACTTTTTAACACAACAGGAGATCTCACTTGATAAATTAGACCGAGTTGAACCAGCTCTAAAGGAAAAAGTGAAAGAAGAAGCTATTGTTAATATAACAAGAATAGAAAAGGTCACCGATGTAGTGGAACAACCGATTAATTTTGCCGTAATCACCCAAAAGGACGATGATCTTCCACACGGAACAGAAAAAGTACTTAAAGAGGGAACTGAAGGAGTGGTCTCTAAAAAGTATGAAGTGACGAAGGAAAATGGCAAAGAGATTTCCCGAAAATTGCTAAGTGAAACAACAGTAAAAGAAAAGCAGGATAAAATTGTCTCTGTTGGAACAAAAGACGAAGTCATTCAACTTGCATCCCGTGGTGAAGAACGTGGGCAAGAAGTGTTCGTCAATTCAACAGCATATACTGCTAGCTGTAATGGATGTTCTGGCCGAACGGCTACTGGAATTGATCTGAAAGCTAATCCTAATGCAAAAGTAATTGCTGTCGACCCAAGTTTTATCCCATTAGGAACAAAAGTTTATGTGGAAGGCTATGGCTACGCTGTTGCTGCCGATACTGGCGGAAGTGTAAAAGGGCAGAAAATTGATGTTTTCTTTTCCACAAAAGCCGAAGCTTACCGTTGGGGTAACAGGCAAGTTAAGATAAAAATAATTAATTAG
- the rnmV gene encoding ribonuclease M5, whose translation MKIKEIIVVEGRDDTTAIKRAVDADTIETNGSAINQETLDKIKLAQKTRGVIVLTDPDYPGQKIRHTIEMHVPECKHAFIPKELAIHKHGKGVGVEHASVEVIREALKEAHLMQETIKEEITKEDLIDAGLIGGADSKERREQLGKLLKIGYTNGKQLYKRLLMFHITKAEFAQAIKEIRQEDKHV comes from the coding sequence ATGAAGATTAAAGAAATAATAGTAGTGGAAGGTCGAGATGATACTACCGCTATTAAGCGAGCGGTAGATGCAGATACAATTGAAACAAACGGTTCAGCTATTAATCAAGAGACATTGGATAAAATAAAGCTAGCCCAAAAAACAAGAGGAGTTATTGTTTTGACAGATCCAGACTATCCAGGTCAAAAAATTCGTCATACAATTGAAATGCATGTTCCTGAATGCAAGCATGCCTTTATTCCGAAGGAGCTTGCTATCCATAAGCATGGTAAAGGTGTTGGGGTGGAACATGCATCAGTAGAAGTAATTAGAGAAGCATTAAAAGAAGCACATCTGATGCAAGAAACAATAAAGGAAGAAATTACAAAGGAAGATTTAATTGATGCGGGCTTAATTGGCGGTGCTGATTCTAAGGAGCGAAGAGAACAGTTAGGTAAGCTGCTTAAAATTGGGTATACAAATGGAAAACAGCTCTATAAACGATTATTGATGTTTCATATTACAAAGGCAGAGTTTGCACAAGCGATTAAGGAAATACGCCAGGAGGATAAGCATGTATAA
- the rsmA gene encoding 16S rRNA (adenine(1518)-N(6)/adenine(1519)-N(6))-dimethyltransferase RsmA has protein sequence MYKDIATPARTRAILDKYGFSFKKSLGQNFLIDTNILRNIVDHAQLTEDSGAIEVGPGIGALTEQLAKRSKKVVAYEIDQRLLPILKETLEPYPHAKIIHQDILKANVKEMLDTEFKDIKDIMLVANLPYYVTTPIIMKILEEKLPLRGIVVMLQKEVAERISAKPGTKEYGSLSIAIQYYTKPEVVMIVPKTVFVPQPNVDSAVIRLTIRETPSVVVKNEAFFFQITRASFAQRRKTILNNLSSQLEGGKEKKAEIIEALEQAEIEPSRRGESLSIEEFAKLSDILYETFGK, from the coding sequence ATGTATAAAGATATAGCAACACCCGCAAGGACAAGAGCAATACTAGATAAATATGGTTTTTCCTTTAAGAAAAGCTTAGGACAGAACTTTTTAATTGATACAAACATTTTGAGAAATATTGTGGATCATGCGCAGTTAACAGAAGATTCAGGTGCAATTGAGGTTGGCCCTGGAATTGGCGCATTAACAGAACAATTAGCAAAGCGGAGCAAAAAGGTTGTAGCGTATGAGATTGATCAACGTCTATTACCGATTTTAAAAGAGACACTTGAACCATATCCTCACGCAAAAATTATCCACCAGGATATTTTAAAGGCAAATGTTAAGGAAATGTTAGACACAGAGTTTAAAGATATCAAGGATATTATGCTTGTTGCTAATTTACCTTATTATGTTACAACGCCGATTATTATGAAGATACTAGAAGAAAAGTTACCTTTAAGAGGCATTGTGGTAATGCTACAAAAAGAAGTGGCAGAACGAATTTCAGCGAAGCCAGGAACGAAGGAATATGGTTCTCTTTCAATTGCCATTCAGTATTATACAAAACCAGAAGTGGTTATGATTGTACCAAAAACTGTTTTTGTCCCTCAACCAAATGTGGATTCAGCTGTTATTCGTCTTACGATTAGAGAAACACCGTCTGTTGTAGTGAAAAATGAAGCATTTTTCTTTCAAATAACAAGAGCCAGCTTTGCACAAAGAAGAAAAACGATTCTCAATAACTTATCGAGCCAATTAGAGGGTGGAAAAGAAAAGAAGGCAGAAATCATAGAAGCGCTGGAACAAGCGGAAATTGAGCCTTCTAGACGCGGAGAATCATTATCTATTGAAGAGTTCGCGAAGCTCAGTGACATACTTTATGAAACGTTTGGAAAATAA
- the yabG gene encoding sporulation peptidase YabG has protein sequence MTINIMDIVGRESYQCDLLFRIIDTKEVNGQKIAILYGEDFRLIADAPYEDLVLINQPMQRKISQKVQLMEEQSLQLFRQDVNLLRRKQEYQVTEAYSKPSNYFQLPGKVLHIDGDPNYLKKCLTLYEKIGIPVNGVHCNEKEMPSKIGSLLDYYRPDILVITGHDAYSKALGDKSDINAYRHSKYFVQTVREARKKLPNLDQLVIFAGACQSHFESLIYAGANFASSPSRVNIHALDPVYIVAKISFTPFMERVNVWDVLRNTLTGEKGLGGIETKGVLRTGMPYHVDSAEEV, from the coding sequence GTGACTATAAATATCATGGATATCGTCGGTAGAGAGTCTTATCAATGTGATTTATTGTTTCGAATAATTGACACGAAAGAGGTAAATGGCCAAAAAATTGCCATTCTTTATGGAGAAGATTTTCGCTTGATTGCAGATGCTCCATATGAGGATTTAGTATTAATTAATCAACCGATGCAACGAAAAATTTCCCAAAAGGTTCAGTTAATGGAGGAACAATCTCTCCAATTATTTCGACAAGATGTGAATCTTTTGCGAAGAAAGCAGGAGTATCAAGTAACAGAAGCTTATAGCAAGCCTTCTAACTATTTTCAATTACCGGGTAAAGTACTCCATATTGATGGAGATCCCAACTATTTGAAAAAGTGTCTCACTTTATACGAAAAAATTGGGATACCCGTCAATGGAGTGCACTGCAATGAAAAAGAGATGCCAAGTAAAATAGGCAGTCTTTTGGATTACTATCGCCCTGATATACTGGTTATAACAGGTCATGATGCTTATTCTAAAGCACTAGGAGACAAAAGTGATATTAATGCATACCGACACTCTAAATACTTTGTACAGACCGTCAGAGAGGCGAGAAAGAAGCTTCCTAATCTGGATCAGTTAGTTATTTTTGCTGGTGCTTGTCAATCCCACTTTGAATCCCTTATTTATGCAGGAGCTAATTTTGCAAGTTCCCCCTCAAGAGTAAATATTCATGCCCTTGATCCAGTTTATATCGTTGCCAAGATAAGCTTTACACCTTTTATGGAAAGGGTAAACGTTTGGGATGTTTTAAGGAATACATTAACGGGTGAAAAGGGACTAGGTGGAATTGAAACAAAGGGAGTACTGCGAACAGGCATGCCATATCATGTAGATTCGGCGGAAGAGGTGTAA
- the veg gene encoding biofilm formation stimulator Veg: MAKTLSDIKKALDSNLGKRLMLKANGGRRKTIERSGVLAETYPSVFVVELDQDENAFERVSYSYADVLTETVQITFFEDTSGQIALS; this comes from the coding sequence ATGGCAAAAACATTATCAGATATAAAAAAAGCTCTTGATTCAAATTTAGGAAAAAGACTTATGCTGAAGGCAAATGGCGGTCGTCGGAAGACAATTGAACGTTCAGGAGTATTAGCAGAGACTTATCCATCTGTGTTTGTAGTGGAGTTAGATCAGGATGAAAATGCATTTGAACGTGTATCATACAGCTATGCAGATGTTTTAACAGAAACGGTTCAAATTACCTTCTTCGAGGATACATCAGGACAAATTGCTTTAAGCTAA
- a CDS encoding small, acid-soluble spore protein, alpha/beta type, with product MGRRKGIMSEGLKEELAKELGFYDVVQKEGWGGIRARDAGNMVKRAIEIAEQSLLTQNKE from the coding sequence TTGGGTAGACGAAAAGGAATTATGTCTGAAGGATTGAAGGAAGAATTAGCAAAAGAGCTTGGTTTCTATGATGTAGTCCAGAAAGAGGGCTGGGGCGGTATTCGTGCAAGAGACGCAGGGAATATGGTCAAAAGGGCAATAGAAATAGCAGAGCAAAGTCTTCTTACTCAAAATAAAGAGTAA
- the ispE gene encoding 4-(cytidine 5'-diphospho)-2-C-methyl-D-erythritol kinase encodes MKLLVKAPAKINLSLDVLHKRPDGYHEVEMIMTTIDLADRIELALLDNDVIKIVSLNRFVPDDQRNLAYQAASILKEKFDVKKGVEIKIEKHIPVAAGLAGGSSDAAAVLRGLNKLWDLGLTLDELAVIGAEIGSDVSFCVYGGTALATGRGEIIKELPAPPVCWVILAKPFIGVSTADIYKRLDIETIEHPNTEKMIESISAKDYDLMCNSVGNVLENVTLSLYPEVAQIKEQICKFGADAVLMSGSGPTVFGLIQHDSRMNRVYNGLRGFCDQVFAVRMIGQRHTLD; translated from the coding sequence TTGAAGCTTTTGGTGAAAGCGCCAGCTAAAATCAATTTGTCATTAGATGTGCTTCATAAGAGACCAGATGGGTATCATGAAGTAGAAATGATTATGACGACAATTGATTTAGCAGATAGAATTGAGCTAGCATTGTTAGATAACGATGTAATAAAAATAGTTTCTCTTAATAGGTTTGTTCCTGATGACCAAAGAAATCTTGCTTATCAGGCAGCAAGTATATTAAAGGAAAAGTTTGATGTGAAAAAAGGCGTAGAAATTAAAATTGAGAAACATATTCCTGTTGCAGCAGGTCTTGCTGGAGGAAGCAGCGATGCAGCGGCAGTATTACGCGGTTTAAATAAGTTATGGGATTTAGGATTAACATTAGATGAATTAGCTGTCATTGGAGCTGAAATTGGGTCTGATGTGTCTTTTTGCGTCTATGGGGGCACTGCCCTTGCAACTGGAAGAGGGGAAATCATTAAGGAGTTGCCTGCGCCACCAGTGTGCTGGGTTATTTTAGCAAAACCATTTATTGGTGTATCAACAGCTGATATTTATAAAAGACTAGATATTGAGACAATTGAGCATCCCAATACGGAGAAAATGATTGAGTCCATTTCAGCGAAAGATTATGATCTTATGTGTAATAGCGTTGGGAATGTGTTAGAGAATGTTACTCTATCCTTATACCCAGAGGTTGCTCAAATTAAAGAACAAATTTGCAAATTTGGTGCAGATGCTGTTCTTATGAGCGGAAGTGGACCCACTGTTTTTGGATTGATTCAACATGATTCAAGGATGAATCGGGTTTACAATGGTTTGAGAGGATTTTGTGATCAAGTATTTGCGGTTCGAATGATTGGGCAACGACATACTCTTGATTAA